AGATAAAGTTTGACCAGAGACGCTTTTCACAATCCAATTAAATCCCAGTGGAAAAATCTAAATCCTGTCCAACATTTCACTTAGAAATACATTAAGGTACTAAAAAGATGCCATTTTATGTtaaattgaaaacatttttaaaataaaagtagcTGTTCTAGTGTTCAAAATACATGAACTGTGCTGTTAATAGTACAGTAAGTCACTTGTAGACTTCATGGCTGTAACGGCACCTGTTAGTAACATCTCAGAAAGTTTGATTAATTCACTGTTTGGATGAGGTGTATCATCAAACCTGAGATGTATATTTTCCCATTGTGCACGGCGCCTGCATGTGCAGCCAGCGGCTGTGGAAGAGACGAAACGTAATTCCATTCGTTTGTCTCAAGGTTATAGGCTTCAACGCTAGACAGATAACCTGTCTCGTTCCTTCCCCCAACAACATACAAGTGCTTATCCAGGCAGCAAGCGAAGAAACTCGCTCTCCTGAAACAAAGACAAGATGAAAAGATCGTCTCTTAAAATCACTCAACGTAGAGAGACTGTTTACAGCAAATATCCCCGTCGCAACCAAGAGTGAAAAATTCATCACAAAGGCTTAAGAAATAATTATAGCCATGTTATGAAGAGCTCTTATTATTTTATGAATAATAAGTCATTTTCAGAAGGCATCGTACCTCTCCTGCATGGGCGGTAGTTGTATCCAGCTATTGAATCTCGGATCATACCGACTTACAAAGTTAGTGCTGTGTTTGCCTGCGAAGATGATACACATATCAGCTTTATTCCGCAGTAACATTATAAACGTTGTTTGAAAAAACTCTGATTTCAAAGCGTGCACATTCAATGACAGTGAATAACATTGATTAAGCACATAAACGTCacatttattcatgtttttacCATTAGGGTTCCACTGGTCTTCTCCACCCAATAAAAGCAGGAAGTTCTCCACCTCAACGACACAGTGATGGGCGCTGTTATACGGCATTACTACAACACAGAGACAAAACAGATGAGTCTACTGCTTCACTGGCAATAAGAAAATGATACATCTGAACAGTGAAAGGTCAATACATTAGCCAAGCCAATGATATTTGACCACTTTGAGATTTTCAGCATGCTTAAATCAACATTTACAGTAAATACTATATGAACTgttgttcatttacattttacacatcatttaatattgtattaaataTGTAAAGGATAATGTAAAGTCAACCAATGCAGCAATCCCTCAAAGAAATAacactcaagaaacattaaatCATTGAAATAAGTAATATCATTCTATTTTGTCAggatttatatacatataagaaatgtgtgtatgcatatgtatgtgtgtgtggaacTTAATTTGAAACTACTAATTTTATATatcttcattttaatgaattgaTGTCAAGTATTAAATCACAAGATCAAACTTTTAGTCTATTCTGTGAAAAAAACTTTGCTAAACACCGCCTTATTTTTCAACGCGGAAGAaaggtgttttctgtgaatgtgcgagaTTTCCAAATTAATAGCCACTATAGGGAAATAATGAGGAGAATgtcaaagtgcagtaaactgtaaaactgtTTGTGCTTCAAACCAGCATGTTTATAATTAAGACAatccattaaaataatatgctaGGAAATGCCAGTTTCCAATATCAAGAAGCATAATGAGCGGTTTTGTACTGctaaaaataactggaagcgAATGACACCGGAAGACAGAAATATTAAATTTACAAATGGccttttgtgttttgttactttgcataagaaacaaagtctAATTTTTCAGATTCAGTCTATTTTATCaggaaattcaaacaataaatgccgTTTTGacatgacagatcgctgtagagGCACCTAATTCATCTCTTATTACAAGTTACAGCATgacataaacatgaatgaacatctcatgtctcatgtaatcactCAATCAGTGTTTAAACCACGGATAGacttcaataaaacagcttgtaaacaataggggagagtggggtaagatgagccagtggGTAAGTTGCCCCACCCCCTGTATCTTGGCAACCATACCCTTTTATTGCCATATTACCATATATTTTGGAACTACCCATTATGTCTGCCAGACTGTGAAAAGGAGAAGCACATGGGAGGAGTGGAAGGCGCCAGTTTactttaaaaacagtttttgtattGTCAAAGTAAAATTGCAGCATAACAGATGTAATGGCTGtttcatcaaagcaaatttgtcCATGTCAAAATAATATTCATGAATCATATTAGTGATTTAGCAATGTATAAAACCATGCAAATCATTTAGCTAAATATTATCCTGAATTAGCTTGTTTTTCCCAAAATTGCAGCTATGGGGCAAAGTGAGCCAAATGCTgtggggtaaattgagccacCATAAGGCACTGAATTTACAGTGTAAGTTAAATCTCTGAAGTATAAACTGCTATAATTTCAATGTAATATTATGCAGCtgggttctttttttttctttttgtaataggAACAATGTACAAGTCCACTAAATCCTTCTCAGATATGAACCAGAAGATGTTTCATCATATGTATCTTTCCACCAGTAGTCCCTAATGGCCTAACATGGTCAACAGTGCAGAAAAAACTACCAGACCAAGAACATTCTgactaaaatatttattagtttcagtaacatttattcattcttattcagtttttatttaattttattcaaattctCTGTTTAGTCTGTTTTTGGGAAGGTTACAACTTTGGTGTTCAACATATTGTTTCAGAAATGCGAACAATTAAAGATACTGAAATTTCAGCTTCATTTGGttggttttatgttgtttaatttagctttaagaaaagaaatataaatatttgtaaatggaTATTTGATTATTACATTAGTTTTTATCTTCAAAATTTCACATGGGTTTGATTCAGATTCAGTTAAATGGTCAGTTTACACCCACCTACTGACTCGGCTCAACTTACCCCTAACGTGGAACACTTTTTTATAAGAAGCCCTATTTTACTTTGTCATAGAACTattctgatcatttaaaatgataggaaacatcctgaaattactttaaatacttttattgtACTTCTGCCTCATTTTCCCTTATCTTGAGGACCACATAAGTAAACaatggctcatcttaccccactctcccctatgTCACACATAGCATTACATTGTCCACAGATAGTTAGTttgctagagaaatgaactctacaGTATTAAATTAGCCTATATATTCACTAGGCCTATATTTTACTTAAACGGTTAatgatgttttaattatttaatgtagcctatgtttaaataaatctgtcgtgaaaacaagttatgacagccacagtgtaaatgattatatttcaacagcaaattggagtaaaaacataattttataattagatttagaattTAATATGAAAACGGCCTAGTGTGCAATTTACATTTCCATGCAATATGTTAtttgagtaaaaaacaaacaaaaaaacagcatacaTGAATGAGTTTGACCTCCTGAGGTTTACAGTCAACATTTTCTGGTTACGAAAAAAATTAAGCCTTATTTAATGGCActcttctcaatattttgaataaactgCTGTCACAACCAATCAAATAGTACGGTAGTTCCTCGTATTAGCAGGTTTGTGGCACATTTCTGATATACAGGCTGCTTTCCAGCAGTATTCCTTCCTGTCTCCATCTTTTCTAATTCTCCACCTCCTGCAAAAGTGACCCCCAGTTGAAATAGAGAGAAATGGTCGTAGGGTGACAGTCATAATGAACATGATCATGTTCACTCCATAAATCTCCGTCCGGTGCCCGTGCAGCGTAAATCAGTCGTACGCTAAGAGCCACCTGTCTGCCTCgatcattcatttccactgtcACATCTCCGCTGCCTGATGGATCACAGTTGCTGTAAAATTAGACAGCCTTGAATCGTGCTTTTTTCCGTTTGGCCTCTTCTACCGCAATCTAACTGGAGTCTGACGCACAGAGGCCTTTCCATTGAGAACGGATCCGGACTGAATCTCACAGCTCCGTCCCACGAGGGGAACCTCCCGACTGTCTCGCTGCACACAAAACCAGACCGATTGACAGAGATCTAACTGTCAGTGAGAGAATCATTTGGCTTCTCAGGTGTCTGGAGCCATGCGAGGCTTTTGTGGCCTGCTGACATTTACTGCTGCAGACGTGACACTCGTCCCAACAGACTCAGCTTTGGAAGGTGATTTGTTGCGGGATGATTCAGATGATCAAGAGGTCACAGTCTAGGCTTTGTTATTGATCTTACAGCCTGATCTACACAGGTGCAGATGCATCATATTGCTAAACTGACTGATAAGAAGCCTGTGCACTGTGAAGACATATGATATTGGCTTTTAAAGGAATAAATCTCCTGAAtttctcttttaaaaagaaacatCTGAGGTATAGTTTATGACAGTGTGTTGAGTAAATCTCAAAATTAACTCCAAAATCAAGAGAAATAAATAAGATTTTACTTATTTACATTGACATTTTTttccactgtaaaaaattattttcatgatttgttaacacaacttagataattaatgttgttcagataacataatattttaagtttctatttattaaaccaatcgctttcattgtattaactcaaatttttaatttcaatgaactcaatattttaaggcaaccaggtaacttacttttttaagttaaaccaacaacatttttttacagtgtgagaATTATGGACCCCCTCTTCCCTATAATTCTCATTaatgaagaaaataaataaaaataaattattgaacagcaaacaaaataatatatatatatatatatatatatatatatatatatatatataaaagatgtGATTTCACTTTGTGAATTCATTAAGATGTAAGTATTTAttcattgtttattttactgcttttaatttatgtggatttaaagaattttatacagtaaaaatctACTATTACAGTAATAATTTCAGTTAAAATAATCAATGAGAAGAATAAAAGAAACTACAAAAGAAAACTAAAATAGATAAGTtcttaaatgtcatgaaaatgtatctatgtaaatatatataaaaattaaataaaaaataaaaacagcagaaaagTATATAACGTAAATTAAGGTAAATTGTGGATTCAGTTTGTGAATTCACTGTAGTatcaatgtatttattaataatgtattgcttttaatttatgctataaaagtacaaaaataaaCATCTATTACAGTAATACAAATATAATGAGAATAAGTGAGATTTATTGAAATTGAAAAAAGAAACGTAAAATGAAAAGCACTTACATGTTATGGAAACAAGTtcacagtgcaaaaaaaaaataaaaaatctaatgGCCCTGAAATAATCTTTATTTcctaatgcaaaaaaaaaatcttgatttgTTTGCTTCATGTTAATATATCTAAAACATGTGAAACATGTTGTCACCAATAAGGAATAAAACAATGCCATTAAATATACAACATGGAATAATCAACACATTTAAACTTATGACAAATGCCATATGTATCCTCTGATTTTGACCATAGCACACTGTGTGCACTAGGTGGCAGTGTCACCACAGAGCAGAAAGCCAGAGAAGCAGAGAGGTGCAGCCAGTCATGAGAACCATCCTAAATAGTGCTGATGAAGGTTTTAATCAGTCGCTGTTCCCCCCCTTTTGGGTTTCGGCTCATTGCAAAGTTATGATTGAATGTTAATAACCTGCACACCCCAAACGACATCAAGGGGCTGCTGGTGTGTTCACAGGATGATTTTGCAGTTTGGTCGCTCCGCCTGGCCATGGGCCATTTAAGACTCGACGTCTGAGGCAGAAATAAAGGACATTACACTATGACCTTATGAGTGTAAGTTATATAGATCCAGATGTAATTCATTAATGAATGTTATGCATGCTGCCAAACGCTTACAAGCAGGTTTCAGAGCGTAAGGTGTCTTTGTAGGTCTCAAACCTCAGCGATGCAGTGACTGCATGACTGAATGCAATTTTAGccataaaacaaaatgactGCACGTCCGTTTATGTCCTTGTTTTGCTTCGGTAAGGAACAGACACTATAGATTCgttttaattaaatcataatacATTGTGTCTTGGCTCAGTGCTAAattacaaaaatgaacttaGTTTGCATCGTATATTGAGCTACATAGACCTAATTTAGGATTATAATCCATTTATATGTGTTACAAAACTGAACTGAGAGTTTCCACTTCCCGCGTTTCTCTCCAAACACGTGACCCACTACAGAATGGTTTAGAAACTCCAGACATTTAACACATGTAGCTTGCTATACACAACAGTGTAACTGACACACGTACAGAGTACAGACAGTAACTGACTGACTCTAAACTAGTTTAGAGAGTTTATTTGTACAATAATACACCGTTTTAACTATCTGAAAACAGCTAGGGCCGACTGAAGCATTATATCAACTAACAATTTGTTTCAAGGAAAATATGCACAGGAAAGAAAAATCACCAAGTAGATCTCTTTATTGCCTCAAtgacagcaatgaaattacATAAAGAGCAAATGAGACCTGCTTACCAAATGTTTCACCTGAGAAAAAACTCCTTTAGAGTTTCACAAGAGATCACAACAGTGTCTCAAACTGCTCAGATTTGCTAATATGCCAATGTCTGCAATCAAAAGTCAGAAACCTCAATATGAACTCAAGCTatattaatgactcaccctcatgtcgttccaaacccgtaagacctccgttcatcttcagaacacagtttaagatattttagatttagtccgagagctttctgtccctccattgaaaatgtatgtacagtagactgtccatgtccagaaaggtaataaaaacatcatcaaagttgtccatgtgacatcagtgggtcagttagaagtttttgaagcatcgaaaatacattttggtccaaaaataacaaaaactacgactttattcagcattgtattctcttccattgaattgattccattgaatcttttcatctgtcggcgttggtaatgcacttttacgtcattgtttttggcgattaggacatccgcgacatgcacacttacacaccattttaaaaaatatagcaataccaaaatacaaacaatgtagaatagcttgaatacagcgtgcgtctccctcagactgtaaatgaAACTCGGGCACACCGGATAAcacatcagcagcgtcactgcggagtcgtgaaccacactccggagcagaagggggcggtaatgcaccaataagctggatgccaaccgccgtaaaacaggaaagaagaagaagaagcggagtcgtgaacgcgaattgacaacagacccggaagagaatacaatgctgaataaagtcgtagtttttgttatttttggaccaaaatgcttcaaaatgtcgtggatgtcctaatcgccaaaaacaaccacggcgacgtaaaagtgcattaccaacgccgacagatgaaaggattcaattcaatggaatcagttcaatgaaatcaattcaatggaaaggattccggaagagaagacaatactgaataaagttgtagtttttgttatttttggaccaaaatgtattttcaatgcttcaaaaacttctaactaaccctctgatgtcacatggactactttgatgatgtttttattacctttctggacatggacagtctaccgtacatacactttcaatggagggacagaaagctctcggactaaatctaaaatatcttaaactgtgttctgaagatgaacggaggtcttacgggtttggaacgacatgagggtgagtcattaatgacatcattttcatttttgggcgaactaaccctttaatgtcttaaagggatactccaccccagaaaaaatgaaattctggcCTTACTCTCCCACATACTTCAAAcctgcatttctttcttctgcagaacgcAAACTTTAGGAACCAAACAATATTGGACCTTCATTTTATagacaaataaaaacaacaacactgacacatttcttaaaatatcatcttttatgatccacagaagaaagaacgACATGGATAAATAACGACAGAATTTCACTTTGTTTCTTGTAGactgaaatgaaattaaaagaTGTGCAAATGAAAACTTTTGCTTTGTCTCCTGAGCAAAAGACAATCTCATGCGTCTCCTGTGTTTATCCACAAAATCTCATTCAATTCTTCTAAAACTAAATTATCTGAGCTATGCCACAGTTTATTTACAGCTCTCTACTACATGTCAACCATTGCctgtctttttttattctttctcCTTCTGAGACAAAGTGGTGACATACTAATTCGGAACTCCATTCCAAGTCTCTTTGAAAGAGCATTCCATTCCACGATAACACCATTTTCACGATCATGATGTCAATACTCAAAATTCCGACACATTTGATCTCTATTGTTGTCATTTAAAACCTTCTCAGAATTCTGATTCTGGTTCTAATTCGTCATGCCAAAGCACACAACAAACTATTGGCAGTACGTGAACCGCACCCGTTCCTTTCCTGCTGCTCGCGAAGACAAATGCACTGACGAGAACGTTTGCCCTAATAAAGCAGTTCAATAAGAATACGTGTCATCTTCTGATGATGAATCTTCCCGAGATCATTAGATTAAAATTAATCTTGCCGGCACGCTTATGCAAAAAGACAgaggcaaaaaaaataaaacacacacacacacaagtgaaTCCAGGCGTTACAGCTCCACAATGGTGTGAAGGCAGTCATGCTCTGATTAAAAAGTTACATTAAAAGTGATAGTGATACATCATTACCTCCTGCATCTCAGGAAGCTCTCGCTCTATTCTGCTCTGCGATGGAGCACAACCCAACGCAGGCAGGGTTCTTCCTGTGGAAGAGAAAAGATCTATGCTAGCAAGACAAGAGCAGGCACTCACTTGTAAGGATTTTCCATGTCTTCTTTTCGTCGTCGTAGTACTGAACCAGATTACTAGGGAGGCGGTCGGGACCCGGAGGCAGGCCCCCAACCAACAGGAGCATCCGTTTGTTTGAGCGAATCCTGTGTTACAGAGGGATGGGGAAACAGATTCATtaacaattctgtcattagaTGTTATTAGTGCAGAGCAATTACATATCGAATGAGATGCCACAACAAGGTAAAAGCGTGTACAAACACGAGGAGGTAGACAGCAAGCTGAGCAGAAAACATGGGAGAATATTAATGCTGAATGACTCTATCATCACCGTCAAATGaacgaaaaaacaaaacaatattgaCTTCTATTGATTTGTTAATTTTAAGTTATAGAATCTGCGATGATGCATCTCTGTAAGGGTTTGTATCCGTTCTTATTCTGCGATGCTCACGAATGCAGAATGTATGTTTTGAAACctgatttaaaggattagttcgctTCAGAATCAAAATGTCCtgatttactcatccccatgtcatctaagacatttttgtctttctttcttcacttgaaaagaaatgaaggtttttgagcaaaacattccaggatttttctccatatagtggacttcactggggttcaacgggttgaaggtccaaatgtcagtttcagtgcagcttcaaagagctctacatgatcccagacgaggaataagagtcttgtctagcgaaacgatcagtcattttctaaaaattagaaaaaattatacacttttttttttaccaaaaatactcgtcttgcactgctctgtgacgTGGCATGTGTTACGTAATCACGTTTGAAACGTCACGggtgacataggcggaagtaccgcagTAGGGCGGAAAACTCcttctcattttctcctccaacttcaaaattgtgCGACATCGTTGTTGtaccttttttatgtaaagcccgcttgacttagtctttgcgcattcgctttgtaaacaaaaaaaagtttgagatgaaaagttttatttttttttagaaatgatCATTTCACtggataagacccttattcctctgCTAGGATCGTGAAgatccctttgaagctgcactaaaatttggaccttcaacccattggtagctgttgaagtccactatatggagaaaaatcctggaatgttttcctcaaaaacgaTAATTTCTTTTTCTTAAATTGTGAAATCATGATCATAAGCATAAATAAATGCAAGAAACATAATTTGCATTTGGTCAGATTTTCACAGGTGCATATGTTTATTTATAGCTATTTGCTTTAAATGTTATCCCCAAATGCCGCACAAACTGTTAAACCTGGAATATTGACAAAATCAACCTCTGTGGTTGTGATTCAAAGGTCTTGACAGCCTTATTTCTTCTATTATGTGTTCTTATCCTATTTGCCAAAGTCATGCATGTGACTTCTGTCTGTTATAGATATATCCAAATCACTGCTGCTTGCTTAGATCCTGAatatgcatccatccattcagTCAatcaataatttaattaaacaaatcaACTAATGTCAATTCAGTAATTTAGCTTATCAGTTTAGAGACCTCAGTTAGCCTGTGCAATTAAAATCTTAGATTGAATAAGTGCTTATAAGTCTGGGTGCTCAATATTTACAATCCCTTTCAGCTCTATAAGACTGAGCATGGGAAACAAATGGACAATGAAACGAAAGAGTCTTCAACACtagtatcatcatcatcaggaCACTTCAATAGAGTCATTCACTGATTCCATCTCATTCACGTTATTGGATGATGCTCAGCAAATGATAGGTGAGCTGATAAACAATGATGAGACGAGTGATTATATACATATCAAGCCATTTTGACTTTCATAGCATCTTAATTCCTGAttccaaagtaaaaaaaaaaaaaaagagatatttAAAATGAGCAAACAATCTCTCATATTCTCCAACAACTGATTCCAGTTTATTCCACGGTCACCTATTCCTGCTAATTATCCCATCTGCAGACTGCAATAATGTCTGCAGTACGCAAGCTTGCAACAGTGCTGAAATTAATCAACCCTGAAACAGCACTATGAGGAATAGAATGAGCATCTCACAGATAAGGCAAAGCGTGGAAACTGAACAAATATGGATCGCATATTGCAACAAAAGATTGCTAATCTAATGTAATTCACTTCACAAGTTAACTGTGCAGATCTTTACCAAAAAAGATTGATCTATTTACTGACACAAGCCTGTTCCAATAGTATCAGGGCATGATCACGTGCACAGTGTTGTAAAGAACTCTATATTTACATACTCGTGTcagacaaaaacaaacctgaCTTTTCTGTGAAACCTGGCTTTATTTTTCTTACTGTATGCAGTTTTATTATTGTCTCCATGCACACAACCCCTGgctttatttgttaaaaaaaagatttaaaatacatttttaaaataaaaacactaacCTCTATCTAAAAAGCATGAAATGTATATGTTAAGATCAGGCAGAAGATCCTACCTGCTGGCTGTGGTCTGTCTGCAGTGCTGTCTGAAGGGCATCAGGTGGTAGTTCATGGCATCCAGGAGCAGTTTCTGGCACACGGGGTCAGTCCTCATAAAGTCCACCGACTGCACCCTCTCCACCAGCTCCGGGGCAGGGATGAGGGCGAAACGCAGGCGCTTCATCAGGTCAGGAGCGTAGTGCATCCTGGTCTCCCTGTCGTGCTCCAACCACAGCACGGACATCTGAAAGAGCGCCAGCTCCGACTCCACGGGCGGAGGCAGGGCGTCCAGCATGGCGCACATCTCCTCAAAGTTCAAGAGGAGCACGTCCTCCACCAGGTACTTGTTGGCGAGCTTCTTGGTCTCGTCCAGCCCGTGCAGAGCTGCGATCTTGCAGATCTGCTTGTAGTTTTGCACCGAGATCTGGTCGTTGAGGAACTGCACGCTGAGTTTGGTGATCTGGGGGATGTTGAGGATCTTGCTGACGGAGAGCACCTCCTCCACCGTGTCCAGGGAGAGGGTGACGTTGGCCGTGTAGAGGTACTCCAGCACCAGCCGCAGACCGATGGAGGAGCAGCCCTGCAGCACCAGGTTGTTGATGGTGGAGCGCGGGCTGGGCAGGAGCTTGTCGTCGGGGGAGGAGGACGGGGTGCCGCTGCTGCCCTGGTCCTTCGCCGCCAGCCCGTCTTCTCTGCTCAGCATGTGCGTGGAGAACAGGGACCTGAAGTACTGCGAGCAGGACGCCAGCACGGCTCTGTGGCAGTGGAACTGCTGCCC
The nucleotide sequence above comes from Chanodichthys erythropterus isolate Z2021 chromosome 23, ASM2448905v1, whole genome shotgun sequence. Encoded proteins:
- the klhl14 gene encoding kelch-like protein 14, yielding MSRSGDRTSTFDPTHSDTLLHGLNLLWRKQLFCDVTLTAQGQQFHCHRAVLASCSQYFRSLFSTHMLSREDGLAAKDQGSSGTPSSSPDDKLLPSPRSTINNLVLQGCSSIGLRLVLEYLYTANVTLSLDTVEEVLSVSKILNIPQITKLSVQFLNDQISVQNYKQICKIAALHGLDETKKLANKYLVEDVLLLNFEEMCAMLDALPPPVESELALFQMSVLWLEHDRETRMHYAPDLMKRLRFALIPAPELVERVQSVDFMRTDPVCQKLLLDAMNYHLMPFRQHCRQTTASRIRSNKRMLLLVGGLPPGPDRLPSNLVQYYDDEKKTWKILTIMPYNSAHHCVVEVENFLLLLGGEDQWNPNGKHSTNFVSRYDPRFNSWIQLPPMQERRASFFACCLDKHLYVVGGRNETGYLSSVEAYNLETNEWNYVSSLPQPLAAHAGAVHNGKIYISGGVHNGEYVSWLYCYDPVMDVWARKQDMNTKRAIHALAGMNDRLYAIGGNHLKGFSHLDVMLVECYDPKADQWNILQTPILEGRSGPGCAVLDDSIYLVGGYSWSMGAYKSSTICYSPEKGTWTEMEGEVAEPLAGPACATVILPACLPFNK